The proteins below are encoded in one region of Brassica napus cultivar Da-Ae chromosome A6, Da-Ae, whole genome shotgun sequence:
- the LOC106346378 gene encoding probable serine/threonine-protein kinase PBL5 — MGCFGCGKRSSKRSEPNKDKYNNDTVKNKKTIGGTSDKRDDQSQPCSDSTKVSPYRDVNNEGVVVVKEKEDQLALDVKGLNLNDQATGKKAQTFTFQELAAATGNFRSDCFLGEGGFGKVYKGTIEKLDQVVAIKQLDRNGAQGIREFVVEVLTLSLADHPNLVKLIGFCAEGDQRLLVYEYMPLGSLEDHLHDLPSGKKPLDWNTRMKIAAGAARGLEYLHDRMKPPVIYRDLKCSNILLGEDYQPKLSDFGLAKVGPSGDKTHVSTRVMGTYGYCAPDYAMTGQLTFKSDIYSFGVVLLELITGRKAIDNTKARKDQNLVGWARPLFKDRRNFPKMVDPLLQGQYPVRGLYQALAISAMCVQEQPSMRPVVSDVVLALNFLASSKYDPNSPSSSRRRNGSFRRDDEEKRPDLVKEAESDGSS, encoded by the exons ATGGGTTGTTTCGGATGCGGTAAGAGATCGAGCAAACGATCGGAGCCCAACAAAGATAAATACAACAACGATACTGTGAAAAACAAGAAGACCATCGGTGGTACAAGCGATAAGAGAGACGATCAGTCACAACCCTGTTCAG ATTCGACAAAGGTCAGTCCATATCGAGATGTAAATAATGAAGGAGTTGTTGTTGTTAAGGAGAAGGAGGATCAGTTAGCTCTTGACGTCAAGGGTTTGAATTTGAACGACCAAGCCACAGGGAAGAAAGCACAGACTTTTACATTCCAAGAGCTTGCAGCTGCCACTGGGAACTTTAGATCCGATTGTTTCCTTGGCGAAGGAGGTTTTGGTAAAGTTTACAAGGGAACAATAGAGAAACTAGATCAG GTTGTTGCAATCAAGCAACTTGACCGTAATGGAGCTCAAGGAATCAGAGAGTTTGTGGTTGAGGTATTGACACTAAGTCTCGCTGACCATCCCAATCTAGTGAAGCTTATTGGGTTTTGCGCTGAAGGTGATCAGAGACTATTGGTCTACGAGTACATGCCTCTAGGATCTCTTGAAGACCATCTACACG aTCTTCCTTCTGGTAAAAAGCCACTTGATTGGAACACAAGGATGAAAATAGCAGCGGGTGCAGCGAGAGGCTTAGAGTATCTGCACGATAGAATGAAACCTCCTGTGATCTACCGTGATCTCAAATGTTCGAATATCTTGCTTGGTGAAGACTATCAACCGAAACTATCTGACTTTGGGTTGGCTAAAGTCGGACCAAGCGGGGATAAAACTCACGTCTCAACGAGAGTTATGGGAACGTACGGATACTGTGCTCCTGACTACGCTATGACGGGTCAGCTCACGTTTAAATCCGATATATATAGCTTTGGAGTAGTCCTCTTGGAGCTTATCACTGGAAGGAAAGCTATTGATAATACAAAGGCGAGAAAAGATCAAAACCTGGTCGGATGG GCACGACCGTTGTTTAAAGACAGGAGGAACTTCCCGAAAATGGTTGATCCATTGCTTCAAGGACAATACCCTGTAAGAGGATTGTACCAAGCGCTTGCAATCTCAGCGATGTGCGTTCAAGAGCAGCCAAGCATGAGACCTGTTGTATCAGACGTAGTGTTGGCTCTCAACTTCTTAGCTTCTTCCAAGTACGATCCGAATAGTCCTAGCAGCAGCAGGAGAAGGAACGGTTCTTTTCGCAGAGATGATGAGGAGAAAAGACCGGATCTAGTCAAAGAAGCCGAATCTGATGGGTCTTCATAG